A genomic segment from Polyangium mundeleinium encodes:
- a CDS encoding YifB family Mg chelatase-like AAA ATPase has product MGKTMLARRLPTILPPLSYDEALEVTAIHSVAGLLPSDRGLSQARPFRAPHHTVSPAGLVGGGDPIRPGEVSLAHHGCLFLDELLEFKRSALEVLRQPLEDGLVTICRAQSRVTFPARPLVIAAVNPCPCGLFGDEKRRCACTPERVRGYRARLSGPLLDRLDLQVPLPPVDVSHLGGKGRGEASAEVRRRVITARAIQAARREAGETSALSNADLGPRDVEQVATPDAAGRAILGQAVERLGLSARAYGKVLRVARTIADLDGGTPVRASHVAEAIQARLLDRDGVAGGRR; this is encoded by the coding sequence TTGGGCAAGACCATGCTGGCGCGGCGGCTGCCGACGATCTTGCCGCCGCTCTCGTACGACGAGGCCCTCGAAGTGACGGCGATTCACTCCGTCGCCGGGCTCCTGCCCTCGGATCGAGGACTCTCGCAGGCGAGGCCGTTTCGCGCGCCCCACCACACTGTGAGCCCCGCGGGCCTCGTGGGCGGGGGGGACCCGATCCGGCCCGGCGAGGTCTCGCTCGCGCACCACGGCTGCCTCTTCCTCGACGAATTGCTCGAATTCAAGCGGAGTGCGCTCGAGGTGCTGCGGCAGCCGCTCGAAGACGGCCTCGTCACGATCTGCCGTGCGCAGAGCCGCGTGACGTTCCCGGCGAGGCCGCTCGTGATCGCCGCGGTGAACCCGTGCCCGTGCGGGCTCTTCGGCGACGAGAAGCGCCGCTGCGCCTGCACCCCCGAGCGCGTGCGGGGGTATCGAGCGCGCTTGTCCGGGCCGCTCCTCGATCGGCTCGATCTGCAGGTGCCGCTGCCGCCCGTGGACGTCTCGCACCTCGGCGGCAAGGGGCGCGGGGAGGCGAGCGCGGAGGTGCGGCGGCGCGTGATCACGGCGCGGGCGATTCAGGCGGCGCGCCGGGAGGCGGGCGAGACGAGCGCCCTTTCGAATGCGGATCTCGGCCCGCGCGACGTCGAGCAGGTGGCGACGCCGGACGCGGCGGGCCGGGCGATCCTCGGGCAAGCGGTGGAGCGGCTCGGCCTCTCGGCGCGGGCGTACGGCAAGGTGCTGCGCGTGGCGCGGACGATCGCGGATCTCGACGGCGGCACGCCGGTGCGGGCGAGCCACGTGGCCGAGGCGATTCAGGCGCGGCTGCTCGATCGCGACGGCGTGGCGGGGGGCCGACGCTAG
- a CDS encoding ParB/RepB/Spo0J family partition protein, with product MMPNKQKLSARNGTNTEEVREISLVKIVVPKHRARRLRNVTPLVASIAQAGLIEPIVVRRLQDGRLVLVCGAHRLEAHRQLGRDTILARIIEVSDLQAELMELDENLMRTELTMLERGEHMLRRKDIHEQLYPETKHGGAPGKKGGGKKAKDATVASFAEDTAAKTGLSIRTIQEDVKIARLGDDTKKAIRGTPLEDQKRVLLQITRIAPEKQAAVAEAVASGQCRTVKQAVIELGVKETPQPRHPRSGIASLVRGVVEPLLDAKKRLARLAAGLDTASAQEARALGEEISAIEKKLSALATSVEARTAATRDAQVQGQRELPPQRPDTSRVDVLAAVQALFELESEGILKAPPMTAVDALFMAPSGGQAFHRQLAEVKALIARRTSSASRTPSLGRGTIPANDVLARDDGKLLPWPTFIAIQSYLERCKPTLERLYTLYAALREEDPRNARIYKKLDRFFKNGGSALADDGYIHYLKAHCADPQSYQTALQAMGQEMTAYLQAMNRSADKVLQGMGRPITKRGSAPAAKPAHAAVLASTQPPKQPAAAAPPVASPQALPTPTPAPAASTQVLQPAVPVTVKSCAEPDRPHKRPSQEQIEEVVSQLLDDLQSGRLRRPFEAEMAIRQKNWSEVDKNKAHTLFVAKLGKLPTSPRLTSQPQSTPAPSVMGTAVSGITSEPVQLPTSTSALPATSTASIQPTPSMSDVSKTLMSVESVSLRRAWALTLAAPSLKSTGSG from the coding sequence ATGATGCCCAATAAGCAAAAGCTGAGCGCACGGAATGGGACGAACACGGAAGAGGTCCGCGAGATCTCGCTCGTCAAGATCGTCGTACCCAAGCACCGGGCCCGACGGCTCCGCAACGTGACGCCGCTCGTTGCATCGATCGCGCAGGCCGGCCTCATCGAGCCGATTGTCGTGCGTCGTCTACAGGACGGGCGCCTCGTCCTCGTTTGCGGCGCGCACCGGCTCGAAGCCCATCGGCAGCTCGGCCGTGACACGATCCTCGCGCGCATCATCGAGGTGTCCGATCTTCAGGCCGAGCTCATGGAGCTCGACGAAAACCTGATGCGGACCGAGCTCACGATGCTCGAGCGTGGGGAACACATGCTGCGGCGGAAGGACATCCACGAGCAACTCTACCCCGAGACGAAGCACGGCGGCGCGCCTGGAAAGAAGGGTGGTGGCAAGAAGGCGAAAGACGCGACGGTCGCGTCCTTCGCCGAGGACACCGCCGCGAAGACGGGCCTCTCCATCCGGACCATCCAGGAAGACGTGAAGATCGCGCGGCTCGGCGACGACACGAAGAAGGCTATCCGCGGCACGCCGCTCGAGGACCAGAAGCGCGTGCTCCTGCAGATCACCCGGATCGCGCCGGAGAAGCAGGCGGCCGTCGCCGAGGCGGTTGCCTCGGGGCAATGCCGCACCGTGAAGCAGGCTGTTATCGAGCTCGGCGTGAAGGAGACGCCCCAGCCTCGCCACCCACGCAGCGGCATCGCATCCCTCGTACGCGGCGTGGTCGAGCCCCTCTTGGACGCCAAGAAGCGCTTGGCACGCCTCGCGGCGGGCCTGGACACAGCGAGCGCGCAGGAGGCGCGGGCGTTGGGCGAGGAGATCTCTGCGATCGAGAAGAAGCTCAGCGCGCTTGCAACCTCGGTCGAGGCGCGCACTGCGGCGACCCGCGACGCACAGGTGCAGGGGCAGCGAGAGCTACCGCCGCAGCGTCCAGACACGTCTCGCGTCGATGTCCTCGCTGCCGTTCAGGCCCTGTTCGAGCTCGAGAGCGAGGGAATCTTGAAGGCGCCGCCGATGACAGCCGTGGACGCGCTTTTCATGGCCCCCAGCGGCGGGCAGGCGTTCCACCGGCAGCTCGCGGAGGTGAAGGCACTGATCGCTCGACGCACGTCGAGCGCTTCGCGCACCCCGAGCCTTGGGAGAGGCACCATACCCGCGAACGACGTTTTAGCCCGGGACGACGGCAAGCTCCTCCCCTGGCCGACGTTCATCGCGATCCAGAGCTACCTGGAGCGGTGCAAGCCGACGCTGGAGCGGCTCTACACCTTGTACGCGGCGCTGCGCGAGGAGGACCCCAGAAACGCGCGGATCTACAAGAAACTCGACCGCTTCTTCAAGAACGGCGGCAGCGCGCTCGCCGACGACGGCTACATCCATTACCTCAAGGCACACTGCGCCGATCCGCAATCGTATCAGACTGCCCTACAAGCGATGGGCCAGGAGATGACCGCGTACCTCCAGGCAATGAACCGCTCTGCTGATAAGGTATTGCAGGGCATGGGGCGTCCCATCACGAAGCGAGGTTCAGCGCCCGCAGCGAAACCGGCTCACGCCGCAGTTCTCGCTTCGACACAGCCTCCCAAGCAACCCGCAGCAGCCGCCCCCCCGGTTGCGAGCCCTCAAGCTCTCCCGACCCCTACACCAGCACCTGCTGCCAGTACGCAGGTATTGCAGCCGGCGGTTCCGGTTACGGTGAAATCCTGCGCGGAACCAGACAGGCCACATAAGCGCCCCTCGCAAGAACAGATCGAGGAGGTGGTATCGCAGCTTCTTGATGACTTGCAGAGCGGGCGCTTGCGCCGTCCGTTTGAGGCCGAGATGGCCATTCGGCAGAAGAATTGGTCCGAGGTCGATAAGAACAAGGCGCACACATTGTTCGTCGCGAAGCTTGGTAAATTGCCGACGTCTCCGCGCCTCACATCACAACCACAATCTACTCCTGCCCCGTCGGTCATGGGGACGGCGGTTTCAGGTATCACCAGTGAACCCGTGCAACTTCCGACCAGCACATCCGCGCTGCCTGCAACCTCTACAGCGAGTATCCAGCCGACACCAAGCATGAGCGACGTCTCAAAAACCTTAATGTCGGTAGAGTCAGTGTCGCTACGGCGTGCCTGGGCACTGACATTGGCTGCCCCCTCGCTTAAGAGCACGGGATCGGGATAA
- the recA gene encoding recombinase RecA: MTELLEKMRTVKTVVGSIEKQFGKGAIMSLGDEAETDVRVIGTGAMALDAALGIGGYPRGRIVEIYGPESGGKTTLTLHAMREAQGAGGVAAFIDAEHAFDVSYARAVGVDTERLLVSQPDCGEQALEIAETLTRSGAVDIVVVDSVAALVPKAEIEGDMGDAHMGLQARLMSQALRKLTAIAHRTGTTLVFINQLRQKIGVTFGNPETTTGGNALKFYASVRLDVRRIGPVKVGDEAVGSRTRVKVVKNKLAPPFREAEFDIRWGTGVDAASDLIDYGCQIGIVEKSGAHLSFSGEHLGQGRERARETLLTNERLYAALRAAVIAGSEARVGARAAEKAA, translated from the coding sequence ATGACGGAGCTTTTGGAGAAGATGCGTACGGTGAAGACGGTCGTGGGCTCGATCGAGAAGCAATTCGGCAAGGGGGCGATCATGTCGCTCGGGGACGAGGCGGAGACGGACGTGCGGGTCATCGGCACGGGTGCGATGGCCCTCGACGCCGCGCTTGGCATCGGCGGTTATCCGCGCGGCCGGATCGTCGAGATCTACGGCCCCGAGAGCGGCGGCAAGACGACGCTCACCCTGCACGCGATGCGCGAGGCCCAGGGGGCGGGGGGCGTGGCGGCGTTCATCGACGCCGAGCACGCGTTCGACGTGAGTTATGCGCGCGCCGTCGGGGTCGACACGGAGCGACTGCTCGTCTCGCAGCCGGATTGCGGGGAGCAGGCGCTCGAGATCGCCGAGACCCTCACGCGCAGCGGCGCGGTCGACATCGTGGTTGTCGACTCCGTGGCGGCGCTCGTGCCCAAGGCGGAAATTGAGGGCGACATGGGCGACGCGCACATGGGGCTCCAGGCGCGGCTCATGAGCCAGGCGCTCCGCAAGCTCACGGCGATCGCGCACCGGACGGGCACGACGCTCGTGTTCATCAACCAGCTCCGGCAGAAGATCGGGGTCACGTTCGGCAACCCCGAGACGACGACGGGCGGCAATGCGCTGAAGTTTTACGCGAGCGTACGGCTCGACGTGCGCCGCATCGGTCCGGTGAAGGTCGGCGACGAGGCGGTGGGCTCGCGGACGCGGGTGAAGGTGGTCAAGAACAAGCTCGCGCCGCCCTTCCGCGAGGCGGAGTTCGACATTCGCTGGGGGACCGGCGTCGACGCGGCCTCGGACCTCATCGATTACGGCTGCCAGATCGGCATCGTCGAGAAGAGCGGGGCGCACCTCTCCTTCAGCGGCGAGCACCTCGGGCAGGGGCGCGAGCGCGCGCGGGAGACGCTGCTCACGAACGAGCGGCTCTACGCCGCCCTGCGCGCCGCGGTGATCGCGGGCTCGGAGGCGCGCGTGGGCGCGCGGGCGGCGGAGAAGGCGGCCTGA